The bacterium genome includes a window with the following:
- a CDS encoding nucleoside monophosphate kinase: MSPFVITIIGPPGSGKGTQGKVVAQKYNLNHIGVGDLVRQLIVLDTPLGKKAKDNYDKGVPQPDEIIIQAVKEKIEKMSASQRKKGFLFDTFLSFNQAKAFDEVLKNYDLPGSLAIYLNISADTVIERTEKRLICSKCGAVFLSKDPAYNTGKCDKCGGDLMVRSDDKPEVVRRRIEEYKSRMLDLKKYYQDRKRLIVINGEPAIEEIHKDIIKKINEFHKTK; the protein is encoded by the coding sequence ATGTCTCCATTTGTTATTACTATTATCGGTCCTCCGGGTTCGGGCAAGGGCACGCAAGGAAAAGTCGTTGCTCAAAAATATAATTTAAATCACATCGGTGTTGGAGATCTCGTAAGACAGTTGATCGTTCTTGATACGCCGCTAGGCAAAAAAGCAAAAGATAATTATGATAAAGGAGTTCCCCAGCCGGATGAAATTATTATTCAGGCTGTTAAGGAAAAAATAGAAAAAATGTCCGCGAGTCAGCGGAAAAAAGGTTTTCTTTTTGATACCTTTTTGTCTTTTAATCAGGCGAAAGCGTTCGATGAAGTTTTAAAAAATTATGATTTGCCGGGAAGTTTAGCTATTTATTTGAATATTAGCGCCGATACTGTCATTGAAAGAACCGAGAAACGGCTCATTTGTTCAAAATGCGGCGCTGTTTTTTTGTCCAAAGATCCGGCTTATAATACTGGGAAGTGTGACAAGTGCGGCGGGGATCTGATGGTCCGAAGCGATGATAAGCCCGAAGTGGTGCGTCGAAGGATTGAAGAATATAAATCAAGAATGCTGGATCTGAAAAAATATTATCAGGACAGAAAAAGGCTGATCGTCATTAATGGCGAGCCTGCAATTGAGGAAATTCACAAGGATATTATTAAAAAGATAAATGAATTTCACAAAACCAAATAA
- the map gene encoding type I methionyl aminopeptidase, with protein MIYIKTPQEIALIREGGKILAQILEDLGQSVKPGMKTIELDRLAESLVFKYGAAAAFKNYKPDFNHDGQGGFPASVCVSVNEEVVHGIPGERVLQEGDIVSLDMGVLYKGYFTDAAITVGVGKISPEAQKLIAVTKRSLELAIEKTKIGNHLGDIGFAVQSYAEKNGFSIVRDLVGHGVGKFIHEEPEIPNFGKPGTGLEIKEGMVLAFEPMVNVGGYKVKTLVDGWTYTTCDKSLSAHFEHTVAVTKNEAEVLTRL; from the coding sequence GTGATTTATATCAAAACTCCCCAAGAGATCGCTTTGATCCGTGAAGGCGGGAAAATCCTCGCGCAAATATTGGAGGATCTGGGTCAGTCGGTAAAGCCGGGAATGAAAACAATTGAACTGGATAGGCTTGCTGAAAGCCTTGTTTTTAAATATGGCGCGGCGGCGGCTTTTAAAAATTATAAGCCCGATTTTAATCATGACGGCCAGGGTGGTTTTCCGGCGAGCGTTTGCGTGTCGGTGAATGAAGAAGTGGTGCATGGAATTCCGGGAGAACGGGTGTTGCAGGAAGGCGATATCGTGAGTTTGGATATGGGAGTTTTGTACAAAGGTTATTTTACGGATGCGGCGATCACGGTTGGCGTGGGAAAAATTTCGCCAGAGGCCCAGAAATTAATCGCGGTGACAAAAAGATCCCTGGAGCTAGCGATTGAGAAAACCAAGATTGGCAATCATTTGGGCGATATCGGTTTCGCGGTGCAATCTTACGCGGAAAAAAACGGTTTTTCAATAGTGCGGGATCTGGTGGGGCATGGAGTGGGAAAATTTATCCACGAAGAGCCGGAGATCCCTAATTTTGGCAAGCCGGGCACGGGGTTAGAAATAAAAGAGGGAATGGTTTTGGCTTTTGAGCCGATGGTAAATGTTGGCGGTTATAAAGTTAAAACTCTGGTTGATGGCTGGACTTATACGACTTGCGATAAAAGTCTTTCGGCGCATTTCGAGCATACGGTGGCGGTGACGAAAAACGAAGCGGAAGTGCTGACGAGGCTATAA
- a CDS encoding restriction endonuclease gives MPKKIFITNIQGEKELFSLGKVFRSAKRVGASDQEAKKISTAIEQGAYSGMKTTEIFTKVREMLEKKDLKAVMRFNLREAMRKLGPTGYSFEKYAGEVFKSMGYKVSLNLFIPGKCVTYEIDFLAEKDDFIYIGECKYHKLPEGKVDLQIALANCARFHDILAAGKFEGKKVKSILVTNTKLTTEAIKFSECKGIDLLGWRYPAEQGLEYLIESRNLYPLTILPSFSGRLSESLSAQKTMLVKNILEMKDADFPEKKEFYAEGFDALVKEAEILLKK, from the coding sequence ATGCCTAAAAAAATTTTTATCACCAATATTCAGGGCGAGAAAGAATTGTTTTCGCTCGGGAAAGTTTTCAGGAGCGCCAAAAGAGTGGGCGCTTCGGATCAGGAAGCGAAAAAAATTTCTACTGCTATCGAGCAAGGGGCGTATTCCGGAATGAAAACCACGGAGATTTTTACGAAAGTGAGAGAAATGCTCGAGAAAAAAGACTTGAAGGCAGTTATGCGGTTTAATCTCCGGGAAGCGATGAGAAAACTCGGTCCGACCGGGTATTCGTTTGAAAAATACGCGGGAGAGGTTTTCAAAAGCATGGGCTACAAGGTTAGTCTGAATTTATTTATTCCGGGAAAATGCGTGACCTACGAAATTGATTTTTTGGCGGAAAAAGACGATTTTATTTATATCGGCGAATGCAAATACCACAAATTGCCGGAAGGAAAAGTGGATCTGCAGATAGCTCTTGCCAATTGCGCGCGGTTTCATGATATATTGGCGGCGGGAAAATTCGAAGGCAAAAAAGTAAAATCTATCTTGGTCACGAATACGAAACTTACCACTGAAGCGATAAAATTTTCCGAATGCAAGGGCATAGATCTTTTGGGCTGGCGGTATCCGGCGGAGCAGGGCCTCGAGTACTTGATCGAAAGCAGGAATCTCTATCCACTGACCATTTTACCGTCATTTTCCGGAAGATTGTCGGAATCTCTCTCTGCCCAAAAAACAATGCTGGTAAAAAATATATTGGAAATGAAGGATGCCGATTTTCCAGAGAAAAAAGAATTTTACGCCGAGGGATTCGATGCTTTGGTAAAAGAGGCGGAGATTCTTTTAAAAAAGTAA
- a CDS encoding glycosyltransferase family 2 protein, which translates to MDNETDNLKNSVYLSVIVPAYNEESRIKKTLESIAAFLSRQNYLAEVLVVCDGSIDKTAEISKLFSEKIYNLRVIENKENHGKGYVTRQGMLEARGAFRVFMDADNATSLDQVDRFLPFFKEGYDVVIGDRDLKESKIAVHQSRLKELLGDFGNFLIQILAVPGIEDTQCGFKVFSKKASEEIFKKMTIDRWGFDIEALALALKLGYKIKTVPIVWVNDPNSKVNFSGYINTFVELARIKWNLMTGKYN; encoded by the coding sequence ATGGATAATGAAACCGATAATTTAAAAAACAGCGTTTATCTCTCTGTCATTGTTCCCGCCTATAATGAAGAAAGTCGAATTAAAAAAACATTAGAATCAATTGCCGCATTTTTATCGCGGCAAAATTATCTGGCAGAGGTTTTAGTGGTTTGCGACGGGTCTATCGATAAGACTGCCGAAATTTCAAAATTATTTTCTGAGAAAATTTATAATCTTAGAGTTATAGAGAATAAAGAAAATCACGGCAAGGGATATGTAACGAGGCAGGGCATGCTTGAGGCGCGCGGCGCGTTTCGTGTTTTTATGGATGCTGACAATGCCACTTCGCTGGATCAAGTTGACAGATTTTTACCTTTTTTTAAAGAAGGATACGATGTGGTGATCGGCGACAGAGATCTGAAAGAAAGCAAAATCGCGGTTCATCAATCGCGCCTTAAAGAGCTCCTGGGTGATTTTGGAAATTTTTTGATACAAATACTGGCAGTGCCCGGCATAGAGGATACCCAGTGCGGGTTCAAGGTTTTTAGCAAAAAAGCTTCCGAAGAAATATTTAAGAAGATGACCATCGATAGATGGGGCTTTGATATTGAAGCTTTGGCGCTGGCTCTCAAACTTGGCTATAAAATTAAAACTGTGCCGATTGTCTGGGTTAACGATCCTAATTCCAAAGTAAATTTTAGCGGGTATATTAATACTTTTGTGGAATTAGCCAGGATAAAATGGAATTTAATGACGGGAAAATATAACTAA
- the ruvX gene encoding Holliday junction resolvase RuvX: MSKILAIDYGEKRVGLATAIEELKVALPFGIIENKGYLDLVPEIMEICRKEMVTRIVVGIPAGLSGKPTEQTIKTKKFIEILREKTGIPVEEQSEIFTSHEARGIFKDAGVKKKRIDESAAVLILADYLERRG; this comes from the coding sequence ATGTCTAAGATCCTAGCCATTGATTATGGAGAAAAAAGAGTGGGGCTGGCCACGGCCATTGAGGAGCTGAAAGTAGCTTTGCCTTTTGGCATTATTGAAAACAAAGGGTATCTTGATCTGGTGCCGGAAATTATGGAAATTTGCCGGAAAGAAATGGTAACTAGAATTGTAGTGGGTATTCCCGCGGGTTTAAGCGGAAAACCGACCGAGCAAACCATAAAAACCAAAAAATTTATTGAGATATTGAGGGAAAAAACAGGCATTCCGGTAGAGGAACAAAGTGAAATTTTCACTTCACACGAAGCGAGAGGCATATTCAAAGATGCCGGAGTCAAAAAGAAGAGAATTGATGAATCTGCGGCGGTTCTAATCCTGGCGGATTATCTGGAAAGGCGGGGATAA
- a CDS encoding AI-2E family transporter: MNRQKSELYFLLILLAGIFILAFFIFSPFLYALILAIVFAIVFESLHKKLLTMTRDRKSLSAFLATISVFTVVVAPLALLGIQIFQEATGLYFSLIENGGATDLSRIVNDAIQNLKRFSPVPIEFSVDVNQYLKQGLSWLLQHLGPLFANIAKVMVGVFIFLIALYYLFKDGCKLKRAIIALSPLQDIHDEAIFNKLALVINSVVKGSLTVALVQGILTAVGFAIFGVPNAILWGSVAAIAALMPGIGTSLVILPAILYLYFSGETLFAAGLFIWGMTAVGLIDNFLGPKLIGRGTHSHPLIIFLSVIGGIGFFGPIGLLLGPLTISLLFALLDIYSSLTRKEKSIM, encoded by the coding sequence ATGAATCGCCAAAAATCAGAACTTTATTTTTTACTTATTCTCCTTGCGGGAATCTTTATCCTCGCCTTTTTTATTTTCAGTCCTTTTCTCTATGCGTTGATCTTGGCAATTGTTTTTGCAATTGTTTTTGAATCACTGCATAAAAAATTACTTACTATGACGCGAGATAGAAAGAGCTTGTCGGCGTTTCTCGCTACTATCTCTGTTTTTACCGTTGTTGTTGCGCCTCTCGCGCTTTTAGGCATACAGATTTTTCAGGAAGCAACCGGGCTTTACTTTTCTCTCATTGAGAATGGCGGCGCAACCGATCTTTCTCGCATCGTGAATGACGCCATACAGAACCTTAAAAGATTTTCTCCTGTGCCGATAGAATTTTCCGTTGATGTTAATCAATATTTAAAGCAGGGATTAAGCTGGCTGCTCCAGCATCTTGGTCCGCTCTTTGCGAATATTGCTAAAGTAATGGTGGGCGTTTTTATATTTCTCATCGCTCTTTATTACTTGTTTAAAGATGGCTGCAAACTGAAAAGAGCTATCATCGCTTTAAGTCCTTTGCAAGACATTCACGATGAAGCGATTTTTAATAAACTTGCCTTGGTAATTAATTCCGTCGTCAAAGGGAGTCTCACGGTGGCGCTCGTTCAAGGCATACTGACCGCAGTCGGGTTTGCTATTTTCGGAGTTCCCAATGCGATTCTATGGGGCAGTGTTGCGGCAATAGCCGCGTTAATGCCCGGCATTGGAACATCGCTGGTGATCCTACCGGCTATTCTCTACTTATACTTTAGCGGAGAGACGCTTTTTGCGGCCGGTCTTTTTATTTGGGGAATGACAGCGGTGGGGCTTATTGATAATTTTTTAGGTCCTAAGCTGATTGGGCGCGGCACGCATTCGCACCCCTTAATTATTTTCCTCTCGGTCATTGGCGGCATTGGATTTTTTGGACCCATTGGTCTCTTGCTGGGACCTCTCACTATAAGCCTGCTTTTTGCCCTTTTGGATATTTATTCCTCTTTGACAAGGAAAGAAAAATCTATAATGTGA
- a CDS encoding DUF192 domain-containing protein — protein MRKYYKFFIVITLFFAVVILFFASYKPALAPENPESVFRELKINGKIINAEIADTPEKQVRGLSGRKNLSENQGMLFIFNTSDHHSFWMKDMNFSLDFIWISGDEIMEITRNVKPEDYQPASTSANRGEPPRSLISKSKVDKVLEVNAGVADSLSIKEGDKIKF, from the coding sequence ATGAGAAAATATTATAAATTTTTTATCGTAATAACATTGTTTTTTGCTGTCGTGATTTTATTTTTTGCGAGCTATAAACCGGCATTGGCTCCGGAAAATCCGGAAAGCGTTTTTAGAGAGCTGAAGATCAATGGAAAAATAATCAACGCGGAAATCGCGGATACGCCTGAAAAACAAGTCAGAGGGCTTTCCGGCAGAAAAAATCTTTCCGAAAATCAAGGCATGCTTTTTATTTTTAATACTTCCGATCATCATTCTTTTTGGATGAAAGATATGAATTTCAGTTTAGATTTTATTTGGATAAGCGGGGATGAAATTATGGAAATAACTCGAAATGTAAAACCGGAAGATTATCAGCCCGCTTCGACTTCGGCGAATCGAGGCGAGCCACCCAGATCACTTATTTCGAAAAGCAAAGTTGATAAAGTTTTAGAGGTTAATGCTGGTGTAGCGGACAGTTTAAGTATTAAAGAAGGGGATAAGATAAAATTTTAA
- a CDS encoding ribulose-bisphosphate carboxylase yields the protein MPNLKQLLKTLNLKQQAYVNLNLPDSKNGEYLLAAFHLVSGGKLNILQAAAEIAAESSTGTTFKVNTETSFSREMNALVYQLDLKRNLVWVAYPWRLFDRRGNVQNILTYIAGNILGMKEVSALKLLDVWFPPAMLEQYDGPSYTLDDMRKYLNVYGRPILGTIIKPKMGLTSAEYAEAAYDFWSGGGDFVKNDEPQADQDFCPYDKMVKHVKEAMDKAVKETGRKKVHSFNVSAADFDTMIKRCEMIRNAGFEPGSYAFLIDGITAGWMAVQTLRRRYPDVFIHFHRAGHGGYTRPENPIGFTVLVLSKFARLAGASGIHTGTAGVGKMKGSPEEDVVAARNILRFKSKGHFFEQEWATIPETDKDAINLVHKDIAHRVILEDDSWRGMKKCCPIISGGLDPTLLKPFIDVMGNIDFITTMGAGCHAHPKGTAAGAKALVQACEAYKKGIDIKKYAKKHKELAEAIRFFSKGREEIKQARNTERS from the coding sequence ATGCCAAACCTTAAGCAATTACTTAAAACGCTTAATCTAAAGCAACAAGCTTATGTAAATTTGAATTTGCCCGATTCTAAAAATGGAGAATATCTTCTTGCCGCTTTTCATTTAGTATCCGGGGGAAAGTTAAACATTCTGCAGGCGGCGGCGGAAATTGCCGCAGAATCTTCCACCGGCACAACTTTCAAAGTAAACACGGAAACTTCCTTTTCCAGAGAAATGAACGCGCTCGTTTATCAGCTTGATCTAAAAAGAAACCTTGTTTGGGTTGCCTATCCCTGGAGACTTTTTGACAGAAGAGGAAATGTGCAGAATATCTTAACCTATATTGCTGGAAATATTCTTGGAATGAAAGAAGTGAGCGCTTTAAAATTATTAGATGTCTGGTTCCCTCCGGCAATGCTTGAACAGTATGATGGTCCAAGCTATACTCTTGATGATATGCGAAAATATTTGAATGTCTATGGCAGGCCGATTTTAGGAACAATCATAAAACCCAAAATGGGATTAACCTCGGCGGAATACGCGGAAGCCGCTTATGATTTTTGGTCCGGTGGCGGAGATTTTGTCAAGAACGATGAGCCTCAGGCGGACCAGGACTTCTGTCCATACGATAAAATGGTAAAGCATGTAAAGGAAGCGATGGACAAAGCCGTCAAAGAAACCGGAAGGAAAAAAGTCCATTCGTTTAATGTTTCGGCGGCTGATTTTGACACAATGATCAAAAGGTGCGAGATGATTAGAAATGCCGGTTTTGAACCGGGAAGTTACGCGTTTTTAATTGATGGCATTACGGCGGGATGGATGGCAGTACAGACATTAAGAAGAAGATATCCCGATGTATTCATTCATTTTCACCGGGCGGGACACGGCGGTTATACCAGACCGGAAAACCCAATAGGATTTACAGTATTGGTTTTATCTAAATTTGCAAGATTGGCGGGAGCTTCAGGAATTCACACAGGAACAGCCGGCGTGGGAAAAATGAAAGGAAGTCCGGAAGAAGATGTTGTTGCCGCGCGCAATATTTTGCGTTTTAAAAGCAAAGGGCATTTCTTTGAACAAGAATGGGCGACAATACCCGAAACGGACAAAGATGCCATAAATCTTGTTCATAAAGATATTGCTCACAGGGTTATTTTAGAAGATGATAGCTGGAGAGGCATGAAGAAATGTTGCCCGATTATTTCCGGGGGTTTAGATCCGACATTGCTAAAGCCGTTTATTGATGTGATGGGAAATATAGATTTTATTACAACAATGGGCGCGGGATGCCACGCGCATCCAAAAGGAACCGCTGCCGGAGCAAAAGCATTAGTTCAAGCGTGCGAGGCCTATAAAAAAGGGATTGATATTAAAAAATATGCCAAAAAACACAAGGAACTGGCAGAAGCTATAAGGTTTTTCTCAAAGGGGAGAGAAGAAATAAAACAAGCAAGGAATACGGAAAGGAGTTAG
- a CDS encoding NAD(P)H-binding protein, which translates to MILIVGATGYIGRRVLKILAEKNIPIRCLIRKPTIQKLDVLGLVKAENKNISYVTGNALDYDSLLAATKGVKIVYYFIHHMDSSISGGGERFDKLDRLAAENMARACRENKVQRIIYLGAICDPKEKLSLHLKSRKEVEDIISKSGVDYTIFRASVIIGRGAAAFDLIDSMVKKIPIIPIIDSDATKVQPIFYKDVIKYLVDCLDKKATINKSFDIGGKDVLSYEEIVRQYAKELKIKRYYFRIKGNWRRLVAKGLSIISPVNANVVYWLTESLRNTMVANPDDAEKLKKIFGFEPRGFKESIGKILNEIST; encoded by the coding sequence ATGATCTTGATTGTCGGAGCGACTGGCTATATTGGCAGGCGCGTTTTGAAAATTTTAGCCGAGAAAAATATTCCTATCAGATGTTTGATAAGAAAACCCACTATTCAAAAATTGGATGTTCTTGGGCTTGTAAAAGCGGAAAATAAAAATATCAGTTATGTCACAGGCAACGCGTTGGATTATGATTCGCTTTTAGCGGCCACGAAAGGCGTGAAAATCGTTTATTATTTTATCCATCATATGGACAGCAGCATTTCCGGCGGAGGGGAGAGATTTGACAAACTTGATCGGCTGGCGGCGGAAAATATGGCGCGCGCTTGCCGCGAGAACAAAGTGCAGAGGATCATTTATCTTGGGGCAATATGCGACCCAAAAGAAAAATTATCTCTGCATCTTAAAAGCAGGAAAGAAGTGGAAGATATTATTTCCAAAAGCGGCGTTGATTATACGATTTTTCGGGCTTCGGTTATTATCGGACGCGGAGCGGCCGCATTTGATCTTATTGACAGTATGGTAAAAAAAATTCCCATTATCCCGATCATTGATTCGGATGCGACTAAAGTACAGCCGATATTTTATAAAGACGTGATAAAATATTTAGTCGATTGTCTTGATAAAAAAGCCACTATAAACAAGAGTTTTGATATTGGAGGCAAGGATGTTTTGAGTTATGAAGAAATTGTCAGACAATACGCGAAAGAATTAAAAATTAAAAGATATTATTTCAGAATTAAAGGAAATTGGCGCCGGCTTGTGGCCAAGGGTTTAAGCATTATATCTCCGGTTAACGCGAATGTGGTCTATTGGCTAACCGAATCTTTGCGCAACACTATGGTGGCGAATCCGGATGATGCGGAGAAATTAAAAAAGATCTTTGGTTTTGAGCCGCGGGGGTTCAAGGAAAGCATCGGAAAAATTTTAAATGAAATTTCCACATAA
- a CDS encoding UPF0182 family protein yields the protein MNISKYLMQFSFVGIFATFILFSSIIALVTDWWWFSEVSHTQIFIKSLTAKIALFSAAGIFTAIFLLANFSLALRSKISWTAMLPESLIGQPVNVDNRIVKRSAVIFSLAIAFFFGLVAAANWQDVLKFISGAAFGSSDPIFNKDIGFYIFSLPVFQTGLGLIKFLVLLSLAGCAIIYFLRGSLNVANLRLLKQLQIERGARIHLGILLVIFLGTIAAGVYLSRFELLTSQSGLVFGAMYTDTTVRIFMLWISITAVALAAVSAAFWAWKGNLSLLVGAVSLYVVVGFAGAIIPSLVQKLAVAPNELVKETPFIKHNIAATRQGFALDKIEEREISGDKPITAADIANNNLTVKNVRLWDRKPLLSTFSQIQEIRTYYEFAEVDNDRYIIDGEIRQIMLSPRELASASLPNRNWINERLTFTHGYGVAAGPVNQVTPEGLPVLFVKDLPPKSDVKELEITRPEIYFGELSNDYVITKTKSREFDYPKGEENVYATYEGKGGVEINSFLRRVFYAVKFQSLKLLLSNDITSESRILYYRTIAERVAKIAPFLVFDRDPYIVIADGKVYWIVDAYTTSDRYPYSEPIRLNGGKINYIRNSVKAVVDAYNGSVVFYQADAEDPIIKTYANIFPGTFKPMSEMPESLVSHLRYPEDIFTLQTAAYSVYHMDDPQIFYNKEDQWEIPAIAAEGEGASRAGGIPPMQPRHIIMKLPGDKKEEYVLMLPFTPRAKDNLSAWIVARNDGESYGKLLVYRFPKDKLVFGPKQIIGRINQDSEISQQISLWSQGGSQVIQGPLLVIPIEESLLYVRPLYLKAEAGKIPELKRVVVAYENKIAMEETLEEGLVKIFGSGAGVRPQGTATAKPSASSRIPSQDIQERIQRALGTYEEALRAQRDGDWARYGEAIRRLGDILKQ from the coding sequence ATGAATATTTCAAAATACCTTATGCAGTTCTCCTTTGTCGGGATTTTTGCCACCTTTATCCTTTTCTCAAGCATTATCGCCTTAGTTACTGATTGGTGGTGGTTTTCTGAAGTGAGCCATACGCAAATTTTTATTAAATCTCTAACCGCTAAAATAGCGCTGTTTTCGGCAGCGGGGATTTTTACCGCCATTTTTTTGCTTGCCAACTTCTCTTTGGCGCTTCGCTCGAAAATTTCTTGGACAGCAATGTTGCCGGAGTCGTTGATCGGCCAGCCGGTGAATGTGGATAATCGCATTGTTAAAAGATCAGCCGTTATTTTTAGTTTGGCAATCGCGTTCTTTTTCGGACTGGTAGCCGCGGCTAATTGGCAGGATGTTTTAAAATTTATTTCCGGCGCGGCTTTTGGCTCGTCAGACCCCATCTTTAATAAAGACATCGGATTTTATATTTTTTCTCTTCCGGTCTTTCAGACGGGGTTAGGCCTAATAAAATTTCTCGTTTTGTTATCGCTCGCCGGCTGCGCGATCATATATTTTTTGCGGGGCAGCCTTAATGTTGCAAATTTGCGATTACTTAAGCAATTGCAAATTGAACGCGGGGCTAGAATCCATCTTGGCATCTTGCTTGTAATTTTTCTCGGAACCATTGCCGCCGGTGTCTATCTTTCCCGCTTCGAACTGCTCACAAGCCAAAGCGGCTTAGTTTTTGGCGCGATGTATACAGACACAACCGTGAGAATATTTATGCTTTGGATTTCAATAACTGCGGTGGCGCTTGCGGCAGTTTCGGCCGCCTTTTGGGCATGGAAAGGAAATTTGTCGCTGCTTGTCGGAGCAGTTTCTTTGTATGTTGTCGTAGGATTCGCCGGAGCGATAATTCCGTCTCTTGTTCAAAAACTGGCAGTTGCTCCCAATGAGCTCGTGAAAGAAACGCCGTTTATTAAGCATAATATCGCCGCTACCCGTCAGGGGTTTGCGCTTGATAAAATAGAGGAGCGGGAAATCTCGGGAGATAAACCCATCACCGCGGCTGATATCGCGAACAATAATCTCACGGTCAAAAATGTGCGGCTTTGGGATAGAAAACCCCTTCTGTCAACTTTTTCCCAGATACAAGAAATCAGAACCTATTACGAGTTTGCCGAAGTTGATAATGATCGTTATATCATAGACGGAGAAATTCGCCAGATCATGCTTTCTCCGCGCGAGCTCGCTTCAGCCAGTCTGCCGAATAGAAATTGGATTAACGAACGGCTCACCTTTACGCATGGATATGGCGTGGCGGCCGGACCGGTGAACCAAGTTACCCCAGAAGGCTTGCCGGTTTTGTTTGTTAAGGACTTGCCGCCCAAGTCGGATGTGAAAGAGCTTGAAATTACGCGTCCGGAAATCTACTTCGGCGAGCTTTCAAACGATTATGTCATTACCAAAACAAAATCCCGCGAGTTTGATTATCCCAAGGGCGAAGAAAATGTCTACGCGACATATGAGGGCAAGGGCGGGGTGGAGATAAACTCGTTTTTAAGGCGTGTCTTTTACGCAGTGAAATTCCAGTCGCTTAAACTGCTTTTGTCCAACGACATAACCAGCGAAAGCCGTATTTTGTATTACCGCACTATTGCCGAGAGGGTTGCCAAAATCGCCCCGTTTTTAGTATTTGATAGAGACCCCTATATTGTCATTGCCGACGGCAAGGTGTATTGGATCGTCGACGCCTATACCACGAGTGACCGTTATCCTTACTCGGAACCTATACGGTTAAATGGCGGAAAGATAAACTATATCAGAAACTCGGTAAAGGCGGTGGTTGACGCGTATAATGGCAGTGTTGTTTTCTATCAGGCGGATGCAGAGGATCCGATTATAAAAACATATGCCAATATTTTCCCCGGAACATTCAAACCAATGTCAGAAATGCCGGAGAGCTTGGTTTCTCATTTGCGTTACCCCGAAGATATTTTTACTCTGCAGACTGCCGCGTATTCGGTCTATCACATGGATGATCCGCAGATTTTTTACAACAAGGAAGATCAGTGGGAGATTCCGGCCATTGCGGCAGAAGGAGAAGGGGCGTCACGCGCAGGTGGAATTCCGCCGATGCAACCGAGGCATATTATCATGAAGTTGCCCGGAGATAAAAAAGAAGAATATGTTTTGATGTTGCCTTTTACTCCACGGGCAAAAGACAATTTGTCTGCATGGATAGTCGCTAGGAACGACGGAGAAAGCTACGGTAAATTGTTAGTCTATCGTTTTCCTAAGGACAAGCTCGTGTTCGGACCCAAACAGATCATAGGCCGAATTAATCAAGACTCCGAGATTAGCCAGCAGATCTCGCTTTGGAGCCAAGGCGGGTCGCAAGTAATCCAAGGTCCGCTTTTGGTCATCCCGATTGAAGAATCGCTTTTGTATGTGCGCCCGCTCTATCTCAAGGCTGAAGCCGGAAAAATTCCGGAGTTAAAACGAGTGGTGGTGGCGTATGAAAATAAAATTGCCATGGAAGAAACGCTGGAAGAAGGATTAGTGAAAATCTTTGGCAGCGGAGCGGGAGTACGACCACAGGGAACCGCGACAGCAAAACCATCCGCTTCAAGCAGAATACCATCTCAAGATATTCAGGAGCGCATACAAAGAGCATTGGGAACATATGAAGAGGCGCTTCGAGCGCAAAGGGATGGCGATTGGGCGCGCTATGGCGAAGCCATCAGACGATTGGGAGATATTCTTAAGCAATAA
- a CDS encoding nucleoside monophosphate kinase → MIILGPSGSGKGTQAELLARKFDLKMVDGGEYLRSILASKSGAFKKLAEKMNKGNLAPTDIIRDWIKKQVFGKPISRGLIFSGQPRMIGEAKLTLKWFRESKRGVPVVIFLKVSAREVLKRLAKRYICEKCKKVYTLNEFPKKPCGACGGKIIKRADDTPKLIRNRLAYFREQVAKTLEFFKKKGILIEINGEQGVALVNREILKKISDHFRRN, encoded by the coding sequence TTGATCATTTTAGGCCCTTCCGGCTCGGGCAAGGGAACTCAAGCTGAACTTTTAGCGCGGAAATTTGATCTGAAAATGGTGGATGGCGGAGAATATTTAAGAAGCATTCTGGCCTCAAAAAGCGGTGCTTTTAAAAAATTGGCGGAAAAAATGAACAAAGGCAATCTGGCTCCTACTGATATAATCAGAGATTGGATAAAGAAGCAGGTTTTCGGAAAACCTATCAGCCGCGGATTGATCTTTAGCGGACAGCCCAGGATGATCGGCGAGGCAAAACTGACATTGAAATGGTTTCGGGAAAGCAAGCGGGGAGTGCCAGTAGTGATCTTTTTAAAAGTTTCAGCGCGAGAAGTGCTGAAGCGTCTGGCAAAAAGATATATTTGCGAAAAATGCAAAAAAGTATATACTTTAAATGAATTTCCCAAGAAGCCTTGCGGAGCTTGCGGAGGAAAAATTATCAAGCGCGCCGACGATACGCCGAAATTGATACGGAACAGATTGGCATATTTTCGCGAACAGGTGGCGAAAACTTTGGAATTTTTTAAGAAAAAAGGAATTTTGATCGAGATAAACGGCGAGCAAGGAGTAGCTTTAGTAAATCGGGAAATACTAAAGAAAATTAGCGATCATTTCCGTCGTAATTAA